The Sphingomonas sp. KR3-1 genome contains a region encoding:
- the egtD gene encoding L-histidine N(alpha)-methyltransferase, producing the protein MLKQELEDGQASLADPHFRADVLSGLAARPRAIPARWFYDRRGSELFEEITQLPEYYPTRTETELLRRTGPELGALAARGAAVVEFGSGSSVKTPLLLGAIDPAAYVPIDISGDFLRQSAAELGQAFPGLPVYPVEANFLRPVPLPEQVAGMPKLGFFPGSTIGNMQAFHAVNLLRAMRDWLGEGARLLIGMDRVKSPDILVPAYDDAQGITAAFNLNLLERINRELDGSIPVEAFRHVAVWNDDAARIEMHLEAVRDMEFIVDGRSFEMAAGETIHTENSHKYGRNGARMLLRAGGWTPIREWTDENDWFALILCEAQPLRVAP; encoded by the coding sequence ATGCTGAAACAGGAACTCGAAGACGGCCAGGCCAGCCTTGCCGATCCGCATTTCCGCGCCGATGTGCTGAGCGGCCTCGCCGCGCGGCCCCGCGCCATCCCCGCCCGCTGGTTCTACGATCGCCGCGGCTCCGAGCTGTTCGAGGAGATCACCCAGCTCCCCGAATATTACCCCACCCGCACCGAGACCGAACTGCTCCGCCGGACCGGCCCCGAGCTCGGCGCGCTGGCCGCCCGCGGCGCGGCGGTGGTCGAGTTCGGCTCGGGCTCCTCGGTCAAGACGCCGCTGCTGCTCGGCGCCATCGATCCCGCCGCCTATGTGCCGATCGACATCTCCGGCGATTTCCTCCGCCAGTCCGCCGCCGAGCTCGGCCAGGCCTTTCCGGGGCTGCCGGTCTATCCGGTCGAGGCCAATTTCCTCCGCCCGGTGCCGCTGCCCGAGCAGGTGGCCGGCATGCCCAAGCTCGGCTTCTTCCCCGGCTCGACGATCGGCAACATGCAGGCCTTCCACGCGGTCAACCTGCTGCGGGCGATGCGCGACTGGCTGGGCGAGGGCGCGCGGCTGCTGATCGGGATGGACCGGGTCAAGTCACCCGACATACTCGTGCCCGCCTATGACGATGCCCAGGGCATCACCGCGGCGTTCAACCTCAACCTGCTCGAGCGGATCAACCGCGAGCTCGACGGCTCGATCCCGGTCGAGGCGTTCCGCCACGTCGCGGTCTGGAACGACGATGCCGCGCGGATCGAGATGCATCTCGAGGCGGTGCGCGACATGGAGTTCATCGTCGACGGGCGCAGCTTCGAGATGGCGGCCGGCGAGACGATCCACACCGAGAACAGCCACAAGTATGGCCGCAACGGCGCCCGCATGCTGCTGCGCGCCGGCGGCTGGACCCCGATCCGCGAATGGACCGACGAGAATGACTGGTTCGCCCTGATCCTCTGCGAAGCCCAGCCGCTAAGAGTGGCGCCCTAA
- a CDS encoding twin transmembrane helix small protein yields MIFLAFLLLAAMGATLFILIKGLVNMAGTTSQELESQGDGPSPRALKSQKLMQQRILFQAIAIGIIALILVMVSAKG; encoded by the coding sequence ATGATCTTCCTCGCCTTCCTCCTGCTCGCTGCCATGGGCGCCACGCTGTTCATCCTGATCAAAGGGCTGGTAAACATGGCGGGCACCACCAGCCAGGAGCTGGAGAGCCAGGGCGACGGGCCCAGCCCGCGCGCGCTCAAGTCGCAAAAGCTGATGCAGCAGCGCATCCTGTTCCAGGCGATCGCGATCGGCATCATCGCGCTCATCCTGGTGATGGTCTCGGCCAAGGGCTGA
- a CDS encoding queuosine precursor transporter, whose translation MDTIRIPRSLFFLSIFYGGMVCIAGVLGNKQVALGPISEIGTWVGVGPLAVEAGIFAFLLLVSVSSAVAELHGPDTARRLVLFGFVPLVTSVLLSFLVLQLPASPSMAPDRLQAFDLMMSGTPRIWLGGIIAYGISQILNVTIFSALKSGGGRLLWLRAAISSVLSQIADTLIFVTVAFYGVFPIGELLVGQMLSKVVLSIVLVPAAIYLFVALGRALDGRRGLN comes from the coding sequence ATGGACACCATTCGCATCCCGCGTTCGCTCTTTTTCCTGTCGATCTTCTATGGCGGCATGGTCTGCATTGCCGGCGTGCTCGGCAACAAGCAGGTCGCGCTCGGGCCGATCTCCGAGATCGGCACCTGGGTGGGCGTCGGCCCGCTCGCCGTCGAAGCCGGCATCTTCGCCTTCCTGCTGCTCGTCTCGGTCTCGAGCGCCGTCGCCGAGCTGCACGGGCCCGACACGGCGCGCCGGCTGGTGCTGTTCGGCTTCGTGCCGCTGGTTACCTCGGTGCTGCTCTCCTTCCTCGTGCTGCAGCTGCCGGCCTCGCCGAGCATGGCGCCGGACCGGCTCCAGGCCTTCGACCTGATGATGAGCGGCACGCCGCGCATCTGGCTGGGCGGCATCATCGCCTATGGCATCTCGCAGATCCTCAATGTCACCATCTTCTCGGCGCTGAAGAGCGGCGGCGGGCGACTGCTGTGGCTGCGCGCCGCGATCTCCTCGGTGCTCAGCCAGATCGCCGACACGCTGATCTTCGTCACCGTCGCCTTTTACGGCGTGTTCCCGATCGGCGAGCTGCTGGTCGGCCAGATGCTGAGCAAGGTGGTGCTGAGCATCGTGCTGGTGCCGGCGGCGATCTACCTGTTCGTCGCGCTGGGCCGGGCACTGGACGGGCGGCGCGGACTGAATTGA
- a CDS encoding cob(I)yrinic acid a,c-diamide adenosyltransferase, translated as MVKLNKIYTRTGDNGTTGLVDGSRVSKASPLMAAIGDVDEANCAIGVARATLGPHAFGGMLAHIQNDLFDLGADLATPEGIEGALRITAPQVAWLEERIDHINSALEPLTSFVLPAGAPGAPQLHLARAVTRRAERMAVAAGAGPQPLAYLNRLSDLLFVAARAVNQNEAGDVLWVPGASR; from the coding sequence ATGGTCAAGCTCAACAAGATCTACACCCGCACCGGCGACAACGGCACCACCGGCCTGGTCGACGGCTCGCGCGTCTCCAAGGCGAGCCCCCTGATGGCCGCGATCGGCGATGTCGACGAGGCGAACTGCGCGATCGGCGTCGCGCGCGCGACGCTCGGGCCGCACGCCTTCGGCGGCATGCTCGCGCATATCCAGAACGACCTGTTCGACCTCGGCGCCGATCTCGCCACGCCCGAGGGGATCGAGGGCGCGCTGCGCATCACCGCGCCCCAGGTCGCCTGGCTCGAGGAGCGGATCGACCATATCAACTCGGCGCTCGAGCCGCTGACCAGCTTCGTGCTCCCGGCCGGCGCCCCCGGCGCGCCGCAGCTCCATCTCGCCCGCGCCGTCACCCGCCGGGCCGAGCGCATGGCGGTCGCCGCCGGGGCCGGCCCGCAACCGCTCGCCTATCTCAACCGCCTGTCCGACCTGCTGTTCGTCGCCGCCCGCGCGGTGAACCAGAACGAAGCAGGCGACGTGCTCTGGGTCCCCGGCGCCTCGCGCTGA
- a CDS encoding LysE family translocator, with the protein MTLQTWWLFVAAVFLLSGTPGPNMLHILSRSVDFGVRRTVLAMAGCLAGLVTILAASAAGLTALLLAIPGAFEVLRWLGTAYLVWLGIKAWRADPTPLDPGDDQALDRRLTPAQLFRAGYAISISNPKALLFAAAFFPQFVSAAAPKPPQFAILVLTFAVIECFWYMVYALGGRGLARHLAKPALKKGFNRLTGTIFIGFGLLLLRSRHA; encoded by the coding sequence ATGACGCTCCAGACCTGGTGGCTGTTCGTCGCCGCCGTGTTCCTGCTCTCGGGAACCCCCGGCCCCAACATGCTCCACATCCTGTCGCGCAGCGTCGATTTCGGCGTGCGGCGCACGGTGCTGGCAATGGCGGGCTGCCTGGCCGGGCTGGTGACGATCCTCGCGGCCTCCGCCGCCGGGCTCACCGCGCTGCTGCTTGCCATCCCCGGCGCGTTCGAAGTGCTGCGCTGGCTCGGCACCGCCTATCTCGTCTGGCTCGGCATCAAGGCCTGGCGCGCCGACCCCACCCCGCTCGACCCGGGCGACGACCAGGCGCTCGACCGGCGCCTCACCCCCGCCCAGCTGTTCCGCGCCGGCTATGCGATCAGCATCTCCAATCCCAAGGCCCTGCTCTTCGCCGCCGCCTTCTTCCCGCAATTCGTCAGCGCCGCCGCGCCCAAGCCGCCGCAATTCGCGATCCTCGTGCTCACCTTCGCGGTGATCGAATGCTTCTGGTACATGGTCTATGCGCTGGGCGGCCGCGGCCTCGCCCGGCACCTGGCCAAGCCCGCGCTCAAGAAGGGGTTCAACCGGCTGACCGGCACGATCTTCATCGGCTTCGGCCTGCTCCTCCTGCGCTCGCGCCACGCCTGA
- a CDS encoding HNH endonuclease, producing MYHPDLIRHPDGCPALVLNADYTPLSYYPLSVWPWQTAVKALFLDRVDVVSYYEREVRSPSARLKLPSVIALKQYVKPSQFPAFTRFNLFLRDKFSCQYCGTHRDLTFDHVIPRAQGGRTTWENVATACAPCNLKKGGRTPQQAAMPLHIQPIRPTSWHLQEHGKRFPPNYLHETWRDWLYWDVELLA from the coding sequence ATGTATCATCCCGATCTGATCCGACATCCGGACGGCTGCCCTGCCCTTGTGCTCAACGCCGATTACACCCCGCTCAGTTACTATCCGCTGAGCGTGTGGCCCTGGCAGACGGCGGTCAAGGCGCTGTTCCTCGACCGGGTGGACGTCGTCTCCTATTACGAACGCGAAGTGCGAAGTCCCAGCGCGAGGCTGAAGCTTCCTTCGGTCATCGCGCTCAAACAATATGTCAAACCTTCGCAATTCCCCGCCTTCACGCGCTTCAACCTGTTCCTTCGCGACAAATTCTCCTGCCAATATTGCGGGACGCATCGCGACCTCACCTTCGACCATGTCATTCCCCGTGCCCAGGGCGGACGCACCACCTGGGAGAATGTCGCCACTGCCTGCGCGCCGTGCAACCTCAAGAAGGGCGGGCGCACCCCCCAGCAAGCCGCGATGCCGCTCCACATCCAGCCGATCCGGCCGACGAGCTGGCACCTGCAGGAGCATGGCAAGCGCTTCCCGCCCAATTATCTCCACGAAACCTGGCGCGACTGGCTCTACTGGGACGTCGAGCTGCTGGCGTAG
- a CDS encoding serine hydrolase, with translation MSGFTIDRRTALALSLGGASALAFPRLAFAAELDEAAIDAIVTPFLTAFETPGLAVAIVRPGAPAFVKGYGVRTLGKPAPVDVHTRFGIASHSKAFTAAALALLVDGGKLGWEDPVVKHLPEFRMSDPAITQMMTVRDLLVHRSGLPLGAGDLMFFPAGSHVAADALKALPYLKPARGFRAGYDYDNILYIVAGLLIERVSGMPWTQFIATRLFAPLGMDDAVASRSLLKTDNVAGRHARLGPPVRGIGKLEVVQPDEGPMVDAAGGINASISDMAKWLQAQLAQGALPGGKQLWSKDQAREMWKPQTITASSDGPSADNPARPILQAYALGWFVQDYRGLRMIQHSGGLSGQVTYTGLLPGRGIGVSVLSNVEEPVSSAIRNAILDRLIDAPAFDWVGSYRTRMKAGADDALASVEGGVDKAPAGTPSLPLAAYAGRYRDPWYGDVVVSEKGGKLWIDFTPTPVFKSVLDPWGPDAFRTRFAKDAGEDAVVRFEVKGGKVAGMTMKPLSPLADFSYDYQHLAFVPVP, from the coding sequence ATGAGCGGTTTCACCATCGACCGGCGCACGGCGCTGGCTCTCTCGCTGGGCGGCGCCTCCGCGCTGGCCTTTCCGCGGCTCGCCTTCGCCGCCGAGCTCGACGAAGCCGCGATCGATGCGATCGTGACGCCGTTCCTGACCGCGTTCGAGACGCCGGGGCTGGCGGTGGCGATCGTGCGGCCGGGGGCGCCGGCGTTCGTCAAGGGCTATGGCGTGCGCACGCTCGGCAAGCCCGCGCCGGTCGACGTCCACACCCGCTTCGGCATCGCCTCGCATTCCAAGGCCTTCACCGCCGCCGCGCTGGCGCTGCTCGTCGACGGCGGCAAGCTCGGCTGGGAAGACCCGGTGGTGAAGCACCTGCCCGAATTCCGCATGTCCGATCCCGCGATCACCCAGATGATGACGGTGCGCGACCTGCTGGTGCATCGCTCGGGGCTGCCCCTGGGCGCCGGCGACCTGATGTTCTTCCCGGCCGGCAGCCATGTCGCCGCCGATGCGCTCAAGGCGCTGCCCTATCTCAAGCCCGCGCGCGGCTTCCGGGCGGGCTATGACTATGACAACATCCTCTACATCGTCGCCGGGCTGCTGATCGAGCGCGTCTCGGGCATGCCCTGGACGCAGTTCATCGCGACGCGGCTGTTCGCGCCGCTCGGGATGGACGATGCGGTGGCGTCGCGCAGCCTGCTCAAGACCGACAATGTCGCCGGTCGGCACGCGCGGCTGGGGCCGCCGGTGCGCGGCATCGGCAAGCTCGAGGTCGTGCAGCCCGACGAAGGCCCGATGGTCGACGCCGCGGGCGGGATCAATGCGAGCATCAGCGACATGGCCAAGTGGCTGCAGGCGCAGCTGGCGCAGGGCGCGCTGCCGGGCGGCAAGCAGCTCTGGTCGAAGGACCAGGCGCGCGAGATGTGGAAGCCGCAGACGATCACCGCATCGAGCGACGGGCCGAGCGCGGACAATCCGGCGCGGCCGATCCTCCAGGCCTATGCGCTCGGCTGGTTCGTGCAGGATTATCGCGGGCTCAGGATGATCCAGCACAGCGGCGGGCTTTCGGGGCAGGTGACCTACACCGGATTGCTGCCGGGGCGCGGGATCGGCGTGTCGGTGCTGAGCAATGTCGAGGAGCCGGTCTCCTCGGCGATCCGCAACGCGATCCTCGACCGGCTGATCGACGCGCCGGCGTTCGACTGGGTCGGCAGCTATCGCACGCGGATGAAGGCGGGCGCCGACGACGCGCTGGCCAGCGTAGAGGGCGGGGTCGACAAGGCGCCGGCGGGCACGCCGTCGCTGCCGCTCGCCGCCTATGCCGGGCGCTACCGCGATCCCTGGTACGGCGATGTCGTGGTCAGCGAGAAGGGCGGCAAGCTGTGGATCGACTTCACCCCGACGCCGGTGTTCAAGAGCGTGCTCGATCCCTGGGGGCCGGACGCGTTCCGCACGCGCTTCGCCAAGGATGCCGGCGAGGACGCGGTGGTGCGCTTCGAGGTGAAGGGCGGCAAGGTGGCGGGGATGACGATGAAGCCGCTCTCGCCGCTCGCCGACTTCAGCTACGACTATCAGCACCTCGCCTTCGTGCCGGTGCCGTAA
- the egtB gene encoding ergothioneine biosynthesis protein EgtB has translation MRTETGSAPASSALAATFARTRALSEALVRPLSDADATIQSMDDASPAKWHLAHTTWFFETFVLRDHVPDYARFDERWPFLFNSYYEAEGQRHARARRGMLARPSLAEILAYRAHVTAALVDALPDLPDAARSLVLLGCNHEEQHQELLLTDILHHFSVNPLEPAVWQGAPKVPVAMPGPIGWITGATGLVHVGESTDSTNRSTNRLNDGFFFDCEGPRHQALLTPHAIADRTVTNGEWAAFIADGGYREPRHWLSDGWAWVRSEGIEAPLYWRQERGAWTRFGLDGRRPVDPAAAVTHVSLFEADAYASWAGARLPTEFEWEAAAAAFDANGGNQLDAAGPVEPRPSAEGPAFFGDVWEWTGSAFRPYPGFKAAEGAVGEYNGKFMSGQFVLRGSSCATPRGHSRASYRNFFYPHQRWQFTGVRLAKDL, from the coding sequence ATGCGAACGGAAACGGGATCCGCTCCGGCTTCCAGCGCGCTTGCCGCGACCTTCGCGCGCACCCGCGCGCTCAGCGAAGCGCTGGTCCGCCCGCTCTCCGATGCCGATGCCACGATCCAGTCGATGGACGACGCCTCGCCGGCGAAATGGCACCTCGCCCACACCACCTGGTTCTTCGAGACCTTCGTACTGCGCGACCATGTCCCGGACTATGCGCGGTTCGACGAGCGCTGGCCGTTCCTGTTCAACAGCTATTACGAGGCCGAGGGCCAGCGCCATGCGCGCGCGCGCCGCGGCATGCTCGCGCGCCCCAGCCTGGCCGAGATCCTCGCCTATCGCGCGCATGTCACCGCCGCGCTGGTCGATGCGCTGCCCGACCTGCCCGACGCCGCCCGCAGCCTCGTCCTGCTCGGCTGCAACCATGAGGAGCAGCACCAGGAGCTCCTCCTCACCGACATCCTCCACCATTTCTCGGTCAACCCGCTCGAGCCGGCGGTATGGCAGGGCGCGCCCAAGGTCCCCGTCGCGATGCCCGGCCCGATCGGCTGGATCACGGGAGCGACGGGGCTCGTGCACGTTGGCGAGTCAACCGATTCAACGAATCGCTCAACCAATCGGTTGAACGACGGCTTCTTCTTCGACTGCGAAGGCCCCCGCCACCAGGCGCTGCTCACCCCGCATGCCATCGCCGACCGCACCGTCACCAATGGCGAATGGGCGGCCTTCATTGCCGATGGCGGCTACCGGGAGCCGCGCCACTGGCTGTCGGACGGCTGGGCCTGGGTGCGGTCCGAGGGGATCGAGGCGCCGCTCTACTGGCGCCAGGAGCGCGGCGCCTGGACGCGCTTCGGGCTCGACGGCCGCCGCCCGGTCGATCCCGCCGCGGCGGTCACCCATGTCAGCCTGTTCGAAGCCGATGCCTATGCCAGCTGGGCCGGCGCGCGCCTGCCCACCGAGTTCGAATGGGAAGCCGCCGCTGCAGCCTTCGACGCGAATGGCGGCAACCAGCTCGACGCCGCCGGCCCGGTCGAGCCGCGGCCCTCGGCGGAGGGCCCGGCCTTCTTCGGCGATGTCTGGGAATGGACCGGCAGCGCCTTCCGCCCCTATCCCGGCTTCAAGGCGGCCGAGGGCGCGGTCGGCGAATATAACGGCAAGTTCATGAGCGGGCAGTTCGTGCTGCGCGGCAGCTCCTGCGCCACGCCGCGGGGCCACAGCCGGGCCAGCTACCGCAACTTCTTCTATCCGCACCAGCGCTGGCAATTCACCGGCGTGCGCCTGGCGAAGGATCTATGA
- a CDS encoding glutamyl-Q tRNA(Asp) synthetase codes for MVVHTRFAPSPTGRLHLGHAWSAIQAHDFARAAGGTFTLRIEDIDGTRSRPEHVAAILRDLEWLGLAWDGPVTFQSQRLGLYEDALARLRAMGLLYPCFCTRADIAASASAPHGPEGALYPGTCRGLAAPDPSKPHCWRLDVARAIQFLPQLAGGGGPSRSDGGGAAAARGGEPPRPCTTGFAGGPPPRGKLGEELLSWHDAFAGRVRADPASAGDVVLARKDAPASYHLAVTIDDAAQGISHVVRGVDLFAATHVHRLLQALLGLPTPDYRHHPLLLGPDGQRLAKRHGAPSLEAMRLAGADGPALAAQLRAGQLPVGIAPAQV; via the coding sequence ATGGTTGTCCACACGAGATTTGCGCCGAGCCCGACGGGGCGCCTCCACCTCGGCCATGCCTGGTCCGCGATCCAGGCGCACGACTTCGCCCGGGCGGCCGGGGGCACCTTCACTTTGCGCATCGAGGATATCGACGGCACCCGCTCGCGCCCCGAGCATGTCGCGGCGATCCTGCGCGATCTCGAATGGCTGGGCCTCGCCTGGGACGGGCCGGTGACCTTCCAGTCGCAGCGCCTCGGCCTGTACGAGGATGCGCTCGCCCGCCTGCGTGCGATGGGCCTGCTCTACCCCTGTTTCTGCACCCGCGCCGACATTGCCGCCAGCGCCTCGGCCCCGCACGGCCCCGAGGGCGCGCTCTATCCGGGCACCTGCCGCGGGCTCGCCGCGCCGGACCCGAGCAAGCCGCATTGCTGGCGGCTGGATGTGGCGCGGGCCATCCAATTCCTCCCCCAGCTCGCTGGGGGAGGGGGACCATCGCGAAGCGATGGTGGAGGGGCCGCCGCGGCACGCGGCGGTGAACCGCCGCGCCCCTGCACCACCGGCTTCGCCGGCGGTCCCCCTCCCCGAGGCAAGCTCGGGGAGGAATTATTGTCCTGGCACGACGCCTTCGCCGGCCGCGTCCGCGCCGATCCCGCCTCCGCCGGCGACGTCGTCCTCGCCCGCAAGGACGCACCCGCCAGCTACCACCTCGCCGTCACTATCGACGACGCCGCGCAGGGCATCAGCCATGTCGTCCGCGGCGTCGACCTGTTCGCCGCCACCCATGTCCACCGGCTGCTCCAGGCGCTGCTCGGCCTGCCGACGCCCGACTATCGCCACCACCCGCTCCTCCTCGGCCCCGACGGCCAGCGCCTCGCCAAGCGCCACGGCGCGCCCAGCCTCGAGGCGATGCGCCTCGCCGGTGCCGACGGACCCGCGCTCGCCGCCCAGTTGCGCGCAGGACAACTGCCGGTTGGCATCGCGCCCGCGCAGGTTTAG
- a CDS encoding transglycosylase domain-containing protein → MADGGDPKNVRFPLRRSSDDFETTPAPAPKPEPRAWRPPSIDALGEALRKVRPQKQEPLELSGGMPPPEFAPRRAAPPPPAPPPPPIQPGHGEPLPAGGYTSNVPVVLRKRNWLRYFSWAIAGFILLFILAVGWLALTAPLSKSLQPPAPPSITLLSAEGKPIARRGAVIAEPVDATKLPKHVRDAFVGIEDRRFYSHWGVDPRGIMRAFVHNVSSSGGSQGGSTITQQLAKNAFLNSQRTFGRKAQEVLIAFWLEAWLSKEEILSRYLSNVYFGDNVYGLRAAARHYFSTEPEDLSLSQATLLAGLVQAPSRLAPTGNLKGARERQKLVIGAMVDAGLISKARGDAIRPAVLHVSKSSEDLPNGTYFADWVLPQARDRAGGVGTEQTVETTLELSAQQAAERAVRSAGLKKSQIAIVAMHPDGRVVAMVGGKSYGESPFNRATQARRQPGSTFKLFVYLAALRAGMTPDTMVDDTPVQIGDWKPENSHGSYAGRITLRQAFAKSSNVVAARLTQKVGVRAVTQAARDLGISTPIGDDASIALGTSTVSLLELTAAYAAVANGSYPVRPQGLSDDEAASDWLAKRLGAPERFNGRQLDDLRSLLGTVVEDGTGRGAALPIPTYGKTGTTQDNRDALFIGYAGGIVCGVWLGNDDNSPNPGLSGSGLPARVWRDFMTRALDLHIPPPEPTVEPDGNDVTLDDVINGVGDFIQGSGIETQVVPQGVDPDEQGEAPVDRPGDRRQRREQAPDGPVDRFRPDDRRGEER, encoded by the coding sequence ATGGCTGACGGCGGCGATCCAAAGAACGTCCGCTTTCCGCTGCGCCGGTCGAGCGACGATTTCGAAACGACACCAGCGCCGGCGCCGAAGCCCGAGCCGCGCGCGTGGCGGCCGCCCTCGATCGATGCGCTGGGCGAGGCGCTGCGCAAGGTAAGGCCGCAAAAGCAGGAGCCGCTCGAGCTTTCGGGAGGGATGCCGCCGCCCGAGTTCGCGCCGCGCCGGGCCGCACCCCCGCCGCCCGCGCCGCCGCCACCGCCGATCCAGCCGGGCCATGGCGAGCCGCTGCCCGCCGGCGGCTACACCAGCAACGTGCCGGTGGTGCTCAGGAAGCGGAACTGGCTGCGCTATTTCAGCTGGGCGATTGCCGGCTTCATCCTGCTGTTCATCCTCGCGGTCGGCTGGCTGGCGCTGACCGCGCCGCTCTCCAAGTCGCTGCAGCCGCCGGCGCCGCCCTCGATCACGTTGCTGTCGGCCGAGGGCAAGCCGATCGCGCGGCGCGGCGCGGTGATCGCCGAGCCGGTCGACGCGACCAAATTGCCCAAGCATGTCCGCGACGCGTTCGTCGGGATCGAGGACCGGCGCTTCTACAGCCATTGGGGCGTCGATCCGCGCGGCATCATGCGCGCCTTCGTCCACAATGTCAGCTCGAGCGGCGGGTCGCAGGGCGGCAGCACGATCACCCAGCAGCTCGCCAAGAACGCCTTTCTCAACTCGCAGCGCACCTTCGGGCGCAAGGCGCAGGAAGTGCTGATCGCCTTCTGGCTGGAAGCCTGGCTGAGCAAGGAGGAGATCCTCTCGCGCTATCTCTCCAACGTCTATTTCGGCGACAATGTGTACGGCCTGCGCGCAGCGGCGCGGCACTATTTCAGCACCGAGCCCGAGGATCTGTCGCTGAGCCAGGCGACGCTGCTGGCGGGGCTGGTGCAGGCGCCGAGCCGGCTGGCGCCGACGGGCAATTTGAAGGGCGCGCGCGAGCGGCAGAAGCTGGTGATCGGCGCGATGGTCGATGCCGGGCTGATCAGCAAGGCGCGCGGCGACGCGATCCGCCCGGCGGTGCTCCATGTCAGCAAGTCGAGCGAGGACCTGCCCAACGGCACCTATTTCGCCGACTGGGTGCTGCCCCAGGCGCGCGACCGCGCGGGCGGCGTCGGCACCGAGCAGACGGTGGAGACGACGCTCGAGCTGAGCGCGCAGCAGGCCGCCGAGCGCGCGGTGCGCAGCGCCGGGCTCAAGAAGTCGCAGATCGCGATCGTCGCGATGCATCCCGACGGCCGGGTGGTCGCGATGGTCGGCGGCAAGAGCTATGGCGAGAGCCCGTTCAACCGCGCCACCCAGGCGCGGCGCCAGCCGGGATCGACCTTCAAGCTGTTCGTCTATCTCGCGGCGCTGCGCGCGGGGATGACGCCGGACACGATGGTCGACGACACGCCGGTGCAGATCGGCGACTGGAAGCCCGAGAATTCGCATGGCAGCTATGCCGGGCGGATCACGCTGCGCCAGGCCTTTGCCAAATCGTCCAATGTCGTAGCGGCCCGGCTGACCCAGAAGGTCGGCGTGCGCGCAGTGACCCAGGCGGCGCGCGACCTCGGCATCTCGACGCCGATCGGCGACGACGCCTCGATCGCGCTCGGCACCTCGACCGTGTCGCTGCTCGAGCTGACCGCGGCCTATGCGGCGGTGGCGAACGGCTCCTATCCGGTGCGGCCGCAGGGGCTTTCCGACGACGAGGCGGCGAGCGACTGGCTGGCGAAGCGGCTGGGCGCGCCCGAGCGGTTCAACGGGCGCCAGCTCGACGATCTGCGCAGCCTGCTCGGCACCGTGGTGGAGGACGGCACCGGGCGCGGCGCGGCGCTGCCGATCCCGACCTATGGCAAGACCGGCACGACGCAGGACAATCGCGACGCGCTGTTCATCGGCTATGCGGGCGGGATCGTCTGCGGCGTGTGGCTGGGCAATGACGACAATTCGCCCAATCCGGGCCTGTCGGGCAGCGGATTGCCGGCACGGGTGTGGCGCGACTTCATGACCCGCGCGCTCGACCTGCACATCCCGCCGCCCGAGCCGACGGTGGAGCCCGACGGCAATGACGTGACGCTCGACGACGTGATCAACGGCGTCGGCGACTTCATCCAGGGCAGCGGCATCGAGACGCAGGTCGTGCCGCAGGGCGTCGATCCCGACGAGCAGGGCGAAGCGCCGGTCGACCGGCCGGGCGACCGCCGCCAGCGCCGCGAGCAGGCGCCCGACGGGCCGGTCGATCGCTTCCGGCCGGATGACCGGCGCGGCGAGGAGCGGTGA